The following are encoded together in the Blautia obeum ATCC 29174 genome:
- the ppdK gene encoding pyruvate, phosphate dikinase, protein MAKWVYMFTEGNANMRNLLGGKGANLAEMTNLGLPVPQGFTITTEACTQYYEDGRQINDEIMAQIMEAITKMEGVTGKKFGDKENPLLVSVRSGARASMPGMMDTILNLGLNEEVVNTLAEKSNNPRWAWDCYRRFIQMYSDVVMEVGKKYFEELIDEMKTKRGVKQDVELTAEDLKELAEQFKAEYKEKIGADFPTDPKEQLMGAIKAVFRSWDNPRANVYRRDNDIPYSWGTAVNVQMMAFGNMGDDCGTGVAFTRDPATGANGLFGEFLTNAQGEDVVAGVRTPMHITEMEQKFPEAFVQFKQVCKTLEDHYRDMQDMEFTVEHGKLYMLQTRNGKRTAQAALKIACDLVDEGMRTEEEAVAMIDPRNLDTLLHPQFDAAALKAATPMGKGLGASPGAACGKIVFTADDAVEWAERGEKVVLVRLETSPEDITGMKSAQGILTVRGGMTSHAAVVARGMGECCVSGCGDIAMDEENKKFTLAGKEFHEGDFISIDGTTGNIYDGIIPTVDATIAGEFGRIMAWADKYRTMKVRTNADTPADAKKAVELGAEGIGLCRTEHMFFGEGRIDAFREMICSTTVEEREKALAKVLPYQQGDFEGLFEALEGNPVTIRFLDPPLHEFVPTEEADIKKLADAQGKTVEEIKTIIDSLHEFNPMMGHRGCRLAVTYPEIAKMQTTAVIRAAIKVKNAHPDWAIKPEIMIPLVGDIKELKYVKKFVVETADAEIKAAGSDLQYEVGTMIEIPRAALTADEIAKEADFFCFGTNDLTQMTYGFSRDDAGKFLNAYYDAKIFENDPFAKLDQVGVGKLMKMAIELGRPVNPNLHVGICGEHGGDPSSVEFCHKIGLNYVSCSPFRVPIARLAAAQAAIAEKNA, encoded by the coding sequence ATGGCAAAATGGGTTTACATGTTTACAGAAGGTAACGCTAATATGAGAAACCTTCTGGGTGGTAAAGGTGCCAACCTTGCTGAAATGACTAACCTTGGTCTTCCTGTACCGCAGGGCTTCACAATCACAACAGAAGCTTGTACTCAGTACTATGAAGACGGAAGACAGATCAATGATGAGATCATGGCTCAGATCATGGAAGCAATCACTAAAATGGAAGGAGTTACCGGTAAGAAATTCGGTGACAAAGAAAATCCTCTGCTTGTTTCCGTTCGTTCTGGTGCCAGAGCTTCCATGCCTGGTATGATGGATACTATCCTGAACCTTGGTTTAAATGAAGAAGTAGTTAATACTCTTGCAGAAAAATCCAACAACCCACGTTGGGCTTGGGACTGCTACAGAAGATTCATTCAGATGTACTCTGACGTAGTTATGGAAGTTGGTAAGAAATATTTCGAAGAGCTGATCGACGAAATGAAAACTAAGAGAGGCGTTAAACAGGACGTTGAACTTACAGCTGAAGACCTTAAAGAACTTGCAGAACAGTTCAAAGCTGAATATAAAGAAAAAATCGGTGCTGATTTCCCAACTGATCCGAAGGAACAGTTAATGGGTGCTATCAAAGCCGTATTCCGTTCTTGGGACAACCCGCGTGCAAACGTTTATCGTCGTGACAACGATATTCCATATTCCTGGGGTACCGCTGTAAACGTACAGATGATGGCATTCGGTAACATGGGAGATGACTGTGGTACAGGTGTTGCCTTCACACGTGACCCTGCTACAGGAGCTAATGGTCTGTTCGGCGAATTCCTGACAAATGCTCAGGGTGAAGACGTTGTTGCTGGTGTTCGTACACCTATGCATATCACTGAAATGGAACAGAAATTCCCAGAAGCATTCGTACAGTTCAAACAGGTTTGCAAAACTCTGGAAGATCACTACAGAGATATGCAGGACATGGAGTTCACTGTAGAACATGGTAAACTGTACATGCTGCAGACACGTAATGGTAAGAGAACTGCTCAGGCTGCTCTGAAGATCGCTTGTGACCTTGTAGATGAGGGAATGAGAACAGAAGAAGAAGCTGTAGCAATGATCGATCCACGTAACCTTGACACTCTGCTTCATCCGCAGTTCGATGCAGCTGCTCTGAAAGCCGCTACACCGATGGGCAAAGGTCTTGGAGCTTCTCCAGGAGCTGCTTGCGGTAAGATCGTATTCACAGCTGATGACGCTGTTGAATGGGCAGAAAGAGGAGAAAAAGTTGTTCTGGTTCGTCTTGAGACATCTCCAGAAGATATCACAGGTATGAAATCTGCTCAGGGTATCCTGACAGTTCGTGGTGGTATGACTTCTCACGCTGCAGTAGTTGCCCGTGGTATGGGTGAGTGCTGTGTATCCGGATGCGGTGATATCGCTATGGATGAAGAAAACAAGAAATTCACACTGGCTGGAAAAGAATTCCACGAAGGAGACTTCATCTCCATCGATGGTACAACAGGTAACATCTACGACGGAATCATTCCGACTGTAGACGCTACAATCGCTGGTGAGTTCGGCCGTATCATGGCTTGGGCTGACAAATACAGAACTATGAAAGTTCGTACAAATGCAGATACACCGGCTGACGCTAAGAAAGCAGTTGAGCTTGGTGCAGAAGGTATCGGTCTTTGCCGTACAGAGCATATGTTCTTCGGTGAGGGACGTATCGATGCATTCCGTGAAATGATCTGCTCTACAACAGTTGAAGAAAGAGAAAAAGCTCTTGCAAAAGTTCTTCCATATCAGCAGGGAGACTTCGAAGGACTGTTTGAAGCTCTGGAAGGTAACCCGGTTACTATCCGTTTCCTGGATCCGCCGCTTCATGAGTTCGTTCCTACAGAAGAAGCTGACATCAAGAAACTTGCAGATGCTCAGGGCAAAACTGTTGAAGAAATCAAGACAATCATTGATTCTCTCCATGAATTCAACCCGATGATGGGCCATCGTGGATGCCGTCTTGCAGTTACTTATCCAGAAATTGCTAAGATGCAGACAACAGCTGTTATCCGTGCAGCAATCAAAGTTAAAAATGCTCATCCGGATTGGGCAATCAAACCGGAAATCATGATTCCGCTTGTTGGCGATATCAAAGAGCTTAAATATGTTAAGAAATTCGTAGTAGAAACTGCAGACGCTGAGATCAAAGCAGCTGGTTCCGACCTTCAGTATGAAGTTGGTACTATGATCGAGATCCCGAGAGCAGCTCTTACTGCTGATGAAATCGCTAAAGAAGCTGACTTCTTCTGCTTCGGTACAAACGACCTTACACAGATGACATATGGCTTCTCTCGTGATGATGCAGGTAAATTCCTGAACGCATACTATGATGCTAAGATCTTCGAGAATGATCCATTTGCTAAACTTGATCAGGTTGGCGTTGGCAAACTGATGAAGATGGCAATCGAACTTGGAAGACCGGTTAACCCGAATCTTCATGTAGGTATCTGTGGAGAACACGGTGGAGATCCGTCCTCTGTAGAGTTCTGCCATAAGATCGGTCTTAACTATGTATCCTGCTCACCATTCCGTGTACCGATCGCTCGTCTTGCAGCAGCACAGGCAGCAATCGCTGAGAAGAATGCATAA
- a CDS encoding 6-phosphofructokinase, with amino-acid sequence MAKKRNIIVGQSGGPTSVINSSLAGVYKNAIERGFDKVYGMLHGIQGLLDEQYIDLSTQIHSELDIELLKRTPSAFLGSCRFKLPEIHEDKAIYEKIFEILNRLDIDAFIYIGGNDSMDTIKKLSDYAILTGQKQKFLGVPKTIDNDLALTDHTPGFGSAAKYIGASTKEVIRDAQGLTYKKSMITIMEIMGRNAGWLTGATALARTEDCDGPDLIYLPEVPFDIDKFLVKVKDLLKKKSSVVIAVSEGIRLADGRYVCELGSSGDYVDAFGHKQLAGTATYLANFLAAECGCKTRAVELSTLQRSASHMASRVDIDEAFMVGGAAVKAADEGDTGKMIVIDRVSDDPYMAKTGIYDVHRIANEEKVVPRNWMNKDASYVTKDFVDYISPLIQGDYQPIMVNGLPRHLVLNLKKKR; translated from the coding sequence ATGGCAAAAAAACGTAATATCATTGTAGGACAGTCCGGAGGACCTACATCAGTAATCAATTCCAGTCTGGCAGGAGTATACAAGAACGCTATCGAACGTGGTTTCGACAAAGTATACGGCATGCTTCACGGAATCCAGGGCCTTCTGGATGAACAATATATCGATCTCTCTACACAGATTCATTCCGAGCTTGATATCGAATTGCTAAAACGTACTCCATCGGCATTTCTGGGATCATGTCGTTTCAAACTTCCGGAGATTCACGAAGATAAAGCAATTTATGAGAAAATCTTTGAAATCCTGAACCGCCTGGATATTGATGCGTTTATCTACATTGGCGGAAACGATTCTATGGATACCATAAAGAAACTTTCTGATTATGCGATTCTTACTGGCCAGAAGCAGAAATTCCTTGGTGTTCCAAAGACCATTGATAATGACCTTGCACTGACTGATCATACACCAGGTTTCGGAAGTGCAGCCAAATACATTGGCGCGTCTACCAAAGAAGTCATCCGTGATGCACAGGGCCTTACCTATAAGAAGAGTATGATCACGATCATGGAGATCATGGGACGTAATGCAGGATGGCTGACCGGTGCGACAGCACTTGCACGTACAGAAGACTGTGATGGACCAGATCTTATCTATCTGCCGGAAGTTCCGTTTGATATTGATAAATTCCTTGTCAAAGTCAAAGATCTCCTCAAGAAAAAATCCTCTGTTGTGATTGCAGTGTCTGAAGGAATCCGTCTTGCAGATGGGCGTTATGTATGCGAACTTGGAAGTTCTGGAGATTATGTTGATGCATTTGGCCATAAACAGCTGGCCGGAACTGCAACTTATCTTGCAAATTTCCTTGCAGCAGAATGTGGCTGTAAGACAAGAGCTGTAGAGCTTTCTACGTTACAGAGAAGCGCTTCTCATATGGCATCCAGAGTAGATATTGATGAAGCATTTATGGTAGGCGGAGCAGCAGTAAAAGCAGCCGACGAAGGTGATACCGGCAAAATGATCGTTATTGACCGTGTTTCAGATGATCCTTATATGGCTAAGACCGGTATTTATGATGTACACCGTATAGCAAATGAAGAAAAAGTTGTTCCACGTAACTGGATGAATAAAGATGCCTCCTATGTAACAAAAGATTTTGTTGATTATATCAGTCCTCTGATTCAGGGAGATTATCAGCCAATCATGGTAAATGGTCTTCCGAGACATCTTGTACTTAATTTAAAAAAGAAACGATAA
- a CDS encoding glycine--tRNA ligase, producing the protein MEKTMEKIVALAKARGFVYPGSEIYGGLANTWDYGNLGVELKNNVKRAWWQKFVQESPYNVGVDCAILMNPQTWVASGHLGGFSDPLMDCKECHERFRADKLIEDFCAEHDIAIEGSVDAWSQEQMMNFIKEHEVPCPSCGKHNFTDIRQFNLMFKTFQGVTEDAKNTVYLRPETAQGIFVNFKNVQRTSRKKIPFGIGQIGKSFRNEITPGNFTFRTREFEQMELEFFCEPDTDLEWFAYWKKFCLDWLSSLGLKDDEVRYRDHDKEELSFYSKATTDVEFLFPFGWGELWGIADRTDYDLTQHQNVSGQDLTYFDDEKKQKYIPYVIEPSLGADRMVLAFLCSAYDEEVLDAEKNDVRTVLHFHPVLAPVKIGVLPLSKKLNEGAEKIFQKLSKKYNCEFDDRGNIGKRYRRQDEIGTPFCITYDFESENDGAVTVRDRDTMEQVRVKIEELEAYFADKFTF; encoded by the coding sequence ATGGAAAAGACAATGGAAAAAATTGTTGCCCTGGCCAAAGCCAGAGGATTTGTTTATCCAGGTTCCGAAATCTACGGCGGTCTGGCAAACACATGGGATTATGGTAATCTTGGTGTTGAACTGAAAAATAACGTAAAACGTGCGTGGTGGCAGAAATTCGTTCAGGAATCTCCGTACAATGTAGGTGTTGACTGTGCAATCTTGATGAATCCACAGACATGGGTTGCTTCCGGCCACCTTGGTGGATTTTCTGATCCGCTGATGGACTGTAAAGAATGTCATGAGCGTTTCCGTGCGGACAAACTGATTGAAGATTTTTGCGCCGAGCATGATATTGCAATCGAAGGAAGCGTAGATGCGTGGTCTCAGGAACAGATGATGAATTTCATCAAAGAACATGAAGTTCCGTGTCCGTCCTGCGGCAAACATAATTTTACAGATATCCGTCAGTTTAACCTGATGTTCAAAACTTTCCAGGGTGTAACGGAAGACGCAAAAAATACAGTTTATTTAAGACCAGAAACAGCACAGGGTATCTTTGTAAACTTCAAAAATGTCCAGAGAACTTCCCGTAAAAAGATTCCATTTGGTATTGGACAGATTGGTAAATCTTTCCGTAATGAGATCACACCGGGTAATTTCACTTTCCGTACACGTGAATTTGAGCAGATGGAACTTGAATTCTTCTGTGAACCGGATACAGACCTTGAATGGTTCGCGTACTGGAAGAAATTCTGTCTTGACTGGTTGAGCTCTCTTGGTCTCAAGGATGATGAAGTACGTTATCGTGATCATGACAAAGAAGAACTGAGCTTCTACAGTAAAGCAACCACAGATGTAGAATTCCTTTTCCCATTTGGATGGGGCGAACTGTGGGGAATCGCAGACAGAACAGATTATGACCTGACTCAGCACCAGAATGTATCCGGACAGGATCTGACATACTTTGATGATGAGAAAAAGCAGAAATATATCCCATATGTAATTGAACCATCACTGGGTGCTGACCGTATGGTACTTGCATTCCTTTGCAGTGCATATGATGAAGAAGTTCTGGACGCAGAAAAGAATGATGTTCGTACAGTTCTTCATTTCCATCCGGTTCTGGCTCCGGTTAAGATTGGTGTGCTTCCTCTGTCAAAGAAGCTGAACGAGGGCGCTGAAAAGATTTTCCAGAAGCTCAGCAAGAAATATAACTGTGAATTTGATGACCGTGGAAATATCGGTAAACGTTACAGAAGACAGGATGAGATCGGTACACCGTTCTGCATCACATACGACTTTGAATCCGAAAACGACGGAGCTGTCACTGTCCGTGACCGTGACACCATGGAACAGGTTCGTGTGAAGATTGAAGAACTTGAGGCATATTTCGCTGATAAGTTTACATTCTAA
- the recO gene encoding DNA repair protein RecO: MSDLITVQGVVISAMPVGEYDKRIVLLTRERGKISAFAKGARRLNSPFMAAADPFVFGNFTLYEGRTSYNLNQVSVTHHFVELATMQPGVYYGYYFLELADYFGREGTDEKEMMNLLYVTVKALLNSRMDNRLIRCIYELRTMTEQGLCPQLFQCAGCGCEITGEESCFFSQELHGILCESCARGKREARRISPSALYAMRYIATASLGKLYTFCVDPDVLLELEQIIHLYTARNTDRKFKSLQILEVMK; this comes from the coding sequence ATGAGTGATCTGATCACAGTGCAGGGAGTTGTGATCTCTGCTATGCCTGTGGGTGAATATGACAAAAGAATTGTACTTCTTACAAGAGAACGGGGAAAGATTTCGGCATTTGCAAAAGGTGCCCGACGTTTGAACAGTCCGTTTATGGCTGCGGCTGATCCGTTTGTATTTGGAAATTTTACATTGTATGAAGGTCGGACAAGTTACAATTTGAATCAGGTTTCGGTTACTCATCATTTTGTTGAACTTGCGACTATGCAGCCAGGAGTTTATTACGGCTATTATTTCCTCGAACTGGCAGATTATTTCGGGCGAGAGGGGACGGACGAAAAAGAGATGATGAATCTTCTCTATGTAACTGTGAAGGCACTTCTGAATTCCCGGATGGATAATCGACTGATTCGTTGTATCTATGAGCTTCGTACGATGACAGAACAGGGCTTGTGTCCACAGTTATTTCAGTGTGCCGGATGTGGCTGCGAAATTACTGGTGAAGAGAGTTGTTTCTTCTCTCAGGAACTGCATGGGATCCTTTGTGAATCCTGTGCAAGGGGCAAAAGAGAAGCCCGACGGATTTCCCCTTCTGCATTATATGCCATGAGATACATAGCAACAGCTTCCCTGGGAAAATTATATACTTTCTGTGTTGATCCGGATGTACTTCTGGAACTGGAGCAGATCATTCATCTCTATACAGCAAGAAATACCGATAGAAAATTCAAAAGTCTCCAGATTCTGGAGGTTATGAAATAG
- the era gene encoding GTPase Era, translated as MKENFKSGFTAIIGRPNVGKSTLMNHLIGQKIAITSKKPQTTRNRIQTVYTCEDGQIVFLDTPGIHKAKNKLGEYMVQVAERTLKDVDVILWLVEPTTFIGAGERHIAEQLKGLHLPVILVINKVDTVDKDEILKAIDTYRKLYDFDEIIPCSALRNQNTEDIIPCILKYLPYGPMFYDEDTVTDQPQRQIAAEIIREKALHALDAEIPHGIAVAIDTMKERPGKRQLVDIEATIICERDSHKGIIIGKQGAMLKKIGSNARYELEQMLDAKVNLKLWVKVRKDWRDSDFMIKNFGYDKKEI; from the coding sequence ATGAAAGAAAATTTTAAATCAGGTTTTACTGCGATCATTGGCCGTCCAAATGTTGGTAAATCTACATTGATGAATCATCTGATCGGTCAGAAGATTGCAATCACATCAAAAAAACCGCAGACTACCCGTAACCGTATCCAGACGGTCTATACCTGCGAAGATGGTCAGATTGTTTTTCTGGATACACCGGGCATCCATAAAGCCAAGAATAAACTTGGCGAATATATGGTACAGGTAGCAGAACGTACACTGAAGGATGTTGATGTGATTCTGTGGCTTGTGGAACCAACAACCTTCATTGGTGCAGGTGAACGCCATATTGCAGAACAGTTGAAGGGCCTGCATCTGCCGGTCATTCTTGTGATTAATAAAGTCGATACGGTTGATAAAGATGAAATTCTGAAGGCCATCGATACTTATCGTAAGCTGTATGATTTTGATGAGATCATTCCGTGTTCTGCACTTCGTAATCAGAATACAGAAGATATTATTCCATGTATTCTGAAATATCTGCCATATGGTCCGATGTTTTATGATGAAGACACTGTGACAGATCAGCCACAGAGACAGATTGCCGCAGAGATCATCCGTGAAAAAGCGCTTCACGCACTTGATGCGGAAATTCCACATGGAATTGCCGTTGCAATTGATACCATGAAGGAACGACCGGGCAAACGTCAGCTTGTAGATATTGAAGCTACGATTATCTGTGAGCGTGACTCTCATAAGGGAATCATTATCGGTAAGCAGGGTGCCATGCTCAAAAAGATTGGAAGCAATGCACGCTATGAACTCGAACAGATGTTGGATGCAAAAGTTAACCTGAAGCTCTGGGTAAAAGTACGTAAGGACTGGCGTGACAGTGACTTTATGATCAAAAACTTTGGTTACGATAAAAAAGAGATTTGA